A window from Rana temporaria chromosome 8, aRanTem1.1, whole genome shotgun sequence encodes these proteins:
- the LOC120910123 gene encoding oocyte zinc finger protein XlCOF6.1-like — protein sequence MTSDVHLSSKKLFLKNYLIKKKNRSMDPSNPEESPDQSHTMTSDVHLSSHSANQSTHPPNPNVSSLCDRGPTGERPFSCSECGKCFAVKITLINHQRIHTGERPFSCSVCGKCFSVKVSLVAHQRVHTGERPFSCSECGKCYTKMGSLRTHQRTHTGERPFSCSECGKCFIGKAHLLGHQKSHTGERPFSCSECGKCFTSKKNLRRHQSVHTGARPYSCSECGKCFALKEDLGKHQKNHTAERPFSCSECGKCFPRVDYLLLHQRTHTGERPFSCSVCGKCFIDNRGLRIHQRSHTDESPHSCTECGKCFIEKEKLLIHQRIHTGEGSFSCTECGKCYTVKGSLLRHQRTHTGERPFSCTECGKSFTDKGKLLRHQKIHTRESPFSCTECGKCFTDEGKLLKHQRTHTGESPFSCSEPDSASRSLHKEDLSRPILS from the coding sequence atgacatcagatgtccatctaagtTCAAAAAAATTGTTTCTAAAAAATtacctgattaaaaaaaaaaatagatcaatGGATCCTTCTAATCCTGAGGAATCTCCTGATCaatcccatactatgacctcagatgtccatctaagTTCTCACAGTGCCAATCAATCAACACATCCACCCAATCCCAATGTGTCTTCTTTATGTGATAGGGGTCCCACGGGGGAGCgccctttttcatgttcagagtgcgggaaatgcttcgCTGTCAAAATAACGCTCATTAATCACCAAaggattcacacaggtgagcgtcctttttcatgttcggTGTGCGGAAAATGCTTCTCTGTCAAAGTATCACTTGTTGCACACCAAAGGGTTCACACGGGAGAGCGTcccttttcatgttcagagtgcggaaaatgttacaCTAAGATGGGAAGTCTTCGTACACACCAGAGAACTCACACTggtgagcgtcctttttcatgttcagagtgcgggaaatgttttattgGTAAAGCGCATCTTCTTGGACACCAGAAaagtcacacgggtgagcgtcccttttcttgttctgagtgcgggaaatgtttcacttcGAAAAAGAACCTTCGTAGGCACCAGTCCGTTCATACCGGTgcgcgtccttattcatgttcagagtgcggaaaatgtttcgcTCTGAAAGAGGACCTTGGTAAACACCAGAAAAATCACACCGCTGAGCGTCCTTtttcttgttcagagtgcgggaaatgctttccTAGGGTTGATTACCTTCTTCTGCACCAGAGAACACACACAggggagcgtcctttttcatgttcagtgTGCGGGAAATGCTTTATTGACAATAGAGGGCTTCGTATACACCAAAGAAGTCACACGGACGAGAGTCCTCATTCATGCACAGAGTGCGGTAaatgttttattgaaaaagaaaaacttcttatacaccagagaattcacacaggggaGGGTTCTTTTTCAtgtacagagtgcgggaaatgttacaCGGTGAAAGGGAGCCTTCTTAGACACCAGAGAACACACACGGGAGAGCGTCCTTTTTCGTGTACAGAGTGCGGGAAGAGTTTCACTGATAAAGGGAAACTTCTCAGACACCAGAAAATACACACAAGGGAGAGTCCTTTTTCATGTacagagtgcgggaagtgtttcactGATGAAGGAAAACTTCTTAAACACCAGAGAACACACACAGGGGAgagtcctttttcatgttcagagccAGACTCCGCCTccagatctcttcataaagaggacctgtcacggccCATACTGTCATAG
- the LOC120910145 gene encoding zinc finger protein 252-like, giving the protein MNPSNPEESSDKPHTMTSYVHLRSIDPSNPEEPSDKPHTMTSDVHLRSMNPFNSEASSNKSRNMASDVHLRLIDPSNPEEPSDKFHTMTSDVHLRSMGPSNPEESLDKSHTMTSDDHLSHTMTSDFHRSHTVTSDFHLSHTMTSDFHLSHTVTSDVRLSHTMTSDVHLPPTMTSDVLPSSHNEEVYPCSECGKHFTRNSYLLRHQKIHIGFLPFSCPECGKSFATKAYLVRHQKIHTGVFPFSCSECGKSFAKKIYLVSHERTHTGERPYSCSECGRCFTSKAYLVGHQKTHTGERPHSCSECGKFFTLKVDLVKHQRVHTGERPFSCSECGKSFSDRANFLRHQRIHKGERPYSCSECWKSFFDRSSLINHLKVHTAQPAQCLQIAEDVLQIDED; this is encoded by the coding sequence ATGAATCCTTCTAATCCCGAGGAATCTTCTGATAAACCGCATACTATGACTTCATATGTCCATCTAAGATCAATAGATCCttctaatcctgaggaaccttctgataaaccccatactatgacctcagatgtccatctaagatcaaTGAATCCTTTTAATTCTGAGGCATCTTCTAATAAATCACGTAATATGGcttcagatgtccatctaagatTAATAGATCCttctaatcctgaggaaccttctgataaattccatactatgacatcagatgtccatctaagatcaaTGGGTCCTTCTAATCCCGAGGAATCTTTGGAcaaatcccatactatgacctcAGACGACCATCTATCCCATACTATGACCTCAGATTTCCATCGATCCCATACTGTGACTTCAGATTTCCATCTATCCCATACTATGACCTCAGATTTCCATCTATCCCATACTGTGACATCAGATGTCCGTCTATCCCATACTATGACTTCAGATGTCCATCTACCCCCtactatgacatcagatgtccTTCCAAGTTCTCACAATGAAGAAGTTTatccatgttcagagtgtgggaaacatTTTACTAGGAATTCTTACCTGCTTAGACACCAGAAAATTCATATTGGTTTTCTTCCATTTTCCtgtccagagtgcgggaaaagttttgcTACCAAGGCTTACCTGGTTagacaccagaaaattcacactgGTGTTTTTCCGTTTTCCTGTTCCGAGTGTGGGAAAAGTTTCGCAAAGAAGATTTACCTGGTTAGTCACGAGAGAACGCACACGGGcgagcgtccctattcatgttcagagtgcgggagatGTTTCACTAGCAAAGCATACCTTGTTGGGCATCAGAAaactcacacgggtgagcgtcctcattcgtgttcagagtgcgggaagttTTTCACCCTGAAAGTAGACCTTGTTAAACATCAGAGAGttcacacgggcgagcgtcccttttcctgttcagagtgcggaaaaaGTTTTTCTGACAGGGCAAACTTTCttagacaccagagaattcacaaggGCGAGCGTCCGTATTCGTGCTCCGAGTGCTGGAAATCCTTCTTTGATAGATCTTCGCTTATTAATCATCTGAAAGTACACACCGCACAGCCTGCTCAGTGCCTTCAGATTGCGGAAGATGTTTTACAGATAGACGAAGACTAA